The Cellulomonas shaoxiangyii sequence CGAGCGCGCGCGTCGCGAACGTCGTGTCGAGGCCGTAGACGACGTCGCCGAGCGGTGCGTCCTTGGTGAGCACGAGCTGGTTGGCCAGCGCGCCGGAGTCGGCCTGCTGCACGACCTCGACGCTCAGGCCGGAGTCCTGCTCGAACTGCTCGAGCAGTCCCTCCGTGAGCGCGAAGGACTCGTGCGTGACGAGCGTGACGGTGTCGGCGCCGGCGCTCGGTCCGGCCGACGCGTCGTCGCCGCCGACGGCCGAGCAGGCGGTCAGCGCGAGGGCCGTGACGCCGGCGAGGGCGGCGCCGCGGGCACCGGTACGGGTGCGGGGGGTCATGTGGTCGTGTCCTCCGTCGTCGGCGGAGGGGTCCCCGCCGACGGGCGCACCCGCGGGCACGCACGACCGGCGGGGAAAGAGATGCCCGACTCCCTACGCCGGTATCAACCGGATCAGGTTCGAGGGTCTGCGGTGGTCCGCACTCTCAGCGTCCAGCCCGTGCGTGCGGCCGACGCTCCCCTGTCGTTCACGGCCGATCCTAGCCCTCCGCCGGACCGCCCGGACGCGCGTCCGGGACCGGCGCGCGGTCACCGGACTGCGGACCGGGCCGCACCCGGTTAGCGTCGTCCCCCTGGGCCGGACACGGCGCACGACCGAGGAGGACGCGTGGCAGAGAAGAACACGTCGATGGTGGCGAAGGTCGTCGGGATGGGCGTGACGCTCGGTGCCGCCTGGCTCGCGCACAAGCTGGTGGACACGGCGTGGGAGAAGGCGCGCGGGCACAAGCCGCCGTCGCCGGACTCGACCGACGAGGACGTGAACTTCTCCGAGGTCGTCGCGGCCGCCGTCATCTCGAGCGCCCTCGTCGCCCTCTCGCGCGTGCTGGCCACGCGCGGCACCGCCAAGCTCGTCGCCCGGTAGGCGCGTCGGCGTCGTCCGGCGTGGTCCGCGTCAGCGTGGTCCCCGTCAGGCGTGGTCCTCCCGCGCGGACCACTCCTGCGTCTGCGTGAGCCGGAACAGGTAGACGAGGGGCGGCGCGACCACCAGTGCCGCCAGGGCGGCCACGAGCACCAGCGCCCGCAGCGTCGCCGGTGCGCCCGCGGCCTCCGCGACGGTCAGCTGGTCGACGAGCAGCCACGGGTACTGCGCGACCGCCCACCCGCCGAGCACCGCCGCGACGGCGACGACGGCCGCCACGCGCGCGGTCGCGAACCGCCGCCGCAGCAGGAGCCACAGCGCGCCGAACCCCGCCACCATCGACAGCACCACGAGCGGGCCGGCGCGTCCGACGAGCCCCTCCGTGAGCGTCGGCGCGTCCGAGGAGATCGGGTACAGCGCGCCGAGGACCAGCGCTCCCGTGACCGCACCGACCACCAGGGCGCGGCGGCGGAGCCGCTCGGTGAGGGCGTCCCACCCCGCGCGCGCGGCGTCGGCGGTGAGGAAGGTCCCCGCGAGGAAGACGCTCGTGCTGACGGCGAGCACGCCGGCGATCAGGGGGGTCGGGGCCACCCACGACGCGACGAGGTCGCCGCGCCCGCCCGCGGGCACCCGCCCGGACGCGATCGCGCCCGCGACGGTGCCGAGGAAGAACGGCGCGATGAGCGAGGACGCGGCGAAGACCGCACCGAACAGGCGCGCCTGCGAGACGGTCGCGGAGTACTTCCGGAACGCGAAGCTCGCGCCGCGCAGCACGATCCCCAGCAGCGCCAGCAGCAGCGGGACGACGAGCGTGGTCATGACGGCGGTGAAGGCGCGCGGGAAGGCGGTCCACGCCATGACGAGCACGTAGATCAGCCAGACGTGGTTGGCCTCCCAGACGGGGCCGATGCTGTGGTCGATCAGCGTGCGCAGCCGCGCTCCGCGCTGCGCCCCGCCGGCGGTGAGGTCGTAGAAGCCGGCGCCGAAGTCCGCCCCGCCGAGCAGCGCGTACGCGACGACGCCCACGAGCAGCGCACCCGCGACCACGTCGGGCAGCGTCATCGCTCCTCCTCGCCCGCGTCGACGGACCGGCGCTGCGGGCCGTACGGGCTCGGCAGGTCCTCCTCGCCCTCGCGCCACCGGCGCGCCATCGACCTGAGCACCACGACGGCCCCGACCGTCAGGCCCGTGTACACGACGACGCTGCCCGTGAGCATCGACCACAGCCACGGGTTGTCGCCGGCGGCGTCGGCGGTCCGCAGCACGTCGTAGACCACCCACGGCTGACGGCCCACCTCCGTCGCGACCCAGCCGGCCTCGAGCGCGACCACGGCGAGCGGGCCGCACACGGCGGCGACGCGCAGGAACCACCGGCGCTGCGTGAGGTCGTGCCCGCGGCGCCGGGCCACCCAGAACAGCAGGACCAGCAGCACGAGCGCCGAGCCGATCCCGACCATCGTCTGGAACGCCCAGTGCGTCAGGTTCACGGGCGGCCGGTCCTCCACCGGGAACGTCTCCAGCCCGCGCACGGGTGCGGTGAGCGAGCCGCGCGCGATCAGGGACCCGAGCACGGGGATGTCGAGGGCACCGCGCACCTGACCGTCGACGAGCACGCCGCCGAGGCGCAGCGGGGCCGGGCTCTCCGTGGTGAGGGCGAGCTCGAACGCGGCGAGCTTCGCCGGCTGGCGGTCGCTCAGCCCGGCGCCCAGCACGTGCCCCACGACCGGCTGCAGGACGGCCGCCACGCTCGCGAAGACGAACGGGACGAGGAAGCCGAGCCGGTGCCGGGCGTCCCGCCGGCCCCGCAGCATGCCCACCGCGTAGACGCCCGAGACGGTGAACCCGACGACCATGAACGCCGCGACCCACATGTGCGCGAACTGCAGCACCGACAGGTCGTTGAACATCGCGGCCCACGGGTCGACGTCGGTGACCTCGCCGTCGACGACCCGGAAGCCCGCCGGCGCGTTCATCCAGGCGTTGACGGCGACCACGCAGAACGTGCCGACCACACCCGCCACCGCCATCGGCACGAGCATGAGCAGGTGCACCCGCGGCGGCAGCCGGCCCCACCCGTACAGGTAGATGCCGAGGAAGATCGCCTCGGTGAAGAACGCGAGCCCCTCGAGCGCGAACGGGAGCCCGAGCACGTCCCCGAACGGGCCCATCAGGCCGGGCCACAGCAGCCCCATCTCGAAGCTCAGCACCGTGCCCGACACCGCGCCGATCGCGAACAGGACGGCCGACACCGTGGCCCACCGGTGCGCGAGCGTCAGCGCGACCGCGTCGTCGCGGTGGACCCCGCGCCAGTGCAGGACCAGGATCATCGACGGGAAGGCGACCCCGAAGCAGGCCAGGACGATGTGCCACCCCAGCGACAGCGCCATCTGCTGGCGTGCCGGGAGCAGACCCGCGGGGTCCGTCGCCGCGAGGAGGACGTCCACCGTCTCCACCCGATCGAACCTACGCCGACGGCGCGGTGCGGCCACCGGCGGGGCGATCGGCGTCCGCACCGCGAGACGCGCGGGCGGTCACGCCACCCGCGCGCCCCCGACGGCCTCAGTGCCCGGCGCCCAGGCGGCCCGCGAGCCGGTCCAGGCGCGCGGCGCTGTCGGCGTTGACGCCGACGAACTCGACCTGGGTCCCGCGCGCGGCGTACCGCTGGCGGATCGCGTCGAGCGCCGCGACCGTCGAGGCGTCCCACACGTGCGCGCGCGACAGGTCGATGACGACGCGCGCCGGGTCGCCCGCGTAGTCGAACCGGTGCACGAGGTCGTTCGAGAACGCGAAGAACAGCGCGCCCTCCACGGCGTAGACGCGCTCGCCGTCGTCGTCGGACGCGTCGAGGCGCGTGACCGTCGTCAGGTGCGCGACCCGCCGTGCGAACAGCACGGTCGCCACGAGCACCCCCACGCCCACGCCGTACGCGAGGTTGTGCGTCGTGACGGTGACGACGACGGTCGCGAGCATCACGGCCGTCTCGGAGCGCGGCATGCGGCGCAGCGTGCGCAGGGAGTGCCAGTCGAACGTGCCGACCGACACCATCACCATGACGGCCACGAGTGCGGCCATCGGCATGATCGCGACCACGTCGCCGAGCCCCACGACGAGCAGGAGCAGGAACACACCGGCGAGGAACGTAGAGATGCGGGTGCGGGCCCGCGACTCCTTCACGTTGATCATCGTCTGGCCGATCATCGCGCAGCCGCCCATGCCGCCGAAGAACCCGGTGACGACGTTCGCCACGCCCTGCCCCCACGCCTCGCGGGTCTTGTCGGAGTGCGTGTCGGTCACCTCGTCGACGAGCTTGGCCGTCATGAGGGACTCGAGCAGGCCGACGACCGCCATCGCGAGCGCGTACGGGAAGACGATCCGCAGCGTCTCCAGGGTCAGCGGCACGTCGGGGACCAGCAGCGAGGGCAGGCTCTCGGGCAGCGCGCCCTCGTCGCCGACGGTCGGCACCGCGATGCCGACGCCGACGGTGAGCAGCGTGAGCGCGACGATCGCCACCAGCGGCGCGGGGACGACGGTCGTGAGCCGCGGCAGCAGCACCATGATCGCGATGCCCGCGAGGACCAGCGGGTACACCACCCACGGCACGTCGACGAGGTGCGGCAGCTGCGACGTGAAGATGAGGATCGCCAGCGCGTTGACGAACCCGACCATGACGGACCGCGGGATGAACCGCATGAGGCGTGCGACGCCGGCCAGCCCGAGCACCACCTGCAGCACGCCCGCCACCACCACGGCGGCGATCAGGTAGTCGACGCCGTGCTCGCGCACGACCGGTGCGACGACGAGCGCCACGGCGCCGGTCGCCGCCGAGATCATGGCGGGCCGCCCACCCACGACCGCGATCGTCACGGCCATCGTGAACGACGCGAACAGGCCGAGGCGCGGGTCGACGCCGGCGATGATCGAGAACGCGATCGCCTCGGGGATCAGCGCGAGCGCGACGACGAGCCCGGCCAGCACCTCGGTGCGCAGCCGCGCGGGCGAGCGCAGCGCGCTGCGGACCGACCACGCCGCGTCCGCCTCGGGGGCGCCCTCGACGGGGACGGGGACGGGCGCGGGGTCGGCGAGGTGGGCCACGCCGGGGTCGGTCGCGGGCGCACCGGCGGGCCCGGTCGCCGTGGTTCGCGGCGCACCGGGCTGGGACGTCGTGTCGCGGGGGGCGTCGGCGGGCACGCGGGATCCGTTCGTTCGGGAGGGCGGCGGTGGGGGGCGGACCGGCTGCGGTCAGCGCGGCGTCGCCGGGCCGTGCGGCCCGGTGTCGTCGGCGGTCGGCGGCTCGGCGGGGCCCAGCTCGTCGGCCGTGCGCGCGTCCGCGGCGTGCAGGTCGCGCGTGAGCTCGTCGACGACGAGCAGGTCGTGCCGCACCTTGCCGGTGCGGTAGCCGGCGCGGCCGACCATGTGCGCCGCGACGGGCGCGGTGAGCATCTGGAAGACCACGACGAGCACCAGCGCCCACACGGCCCCGCCCTCGCGCAGCCGCAGCGCGAGCCCGACGAGCACGAGGATCAGCCCGAGCGTCTGCGGCTTGGTGCCCGCGTGCATGCGCGAGAGCAGGTCGGGGAAGCGCAGCACGCCGACGCCCGCCGCGAACACGAAGAACGCGCCGCCCAGCAGGCAGACGACGGAGACGACGTCCGCCGCGAGCGCCCAGTGGTCCGCGGTCATCCGCGCCTCCCCTCGTCCGTGCGCGTCATCGGACCTCGCCCTTCGCGCCGCCGCCGTGGTGCTCGTCGTCCGGCTCGGCCTCGAGCGTCTCGACGCTGCTCTCCGGCACGTGCGGACGACGGCGGCGCTCCTCCTCCTCGACCTCCTGGCGGCGGCGCTCCGCCTCCTCGGCCGCGACCTCCTCGCGCGTGCGCACGCGGCCCTCGCCCTCGGGCTCCACCGACGCGAACCGCGCGATCGTCACCGACCCCACGAAGCCGACGAGCGAGAGGACGACCAGGACCGGCACGACGTCGGCGCGGCGCTGCACGGACGCGTACAGCGCGACCGCGGCGACCATCGCGGTCACGACGATGTCGAGCGCGACCGTCCGGTCGAGCATGGACGGGCCCTTCTCGGCCCGGACGATCGCGAGCCCCGCACCGATCGTCAGCAGGGCGGCGCAGACGTACACGGTCACGTCGATCGGGGTCATCGCGTCACCTCCGCGGCCCGGGACCGCCCGGCCCCGCCCAGCGCGAGCCCCGCGTCGGCGAGCTCGGCGTCGGACGCCAGCGCACGCAGGATCCGCTCCTCCTGGGCGAGCACCGCACGGCGGGCGGCCTCGACGCCACCGGACGTCCGGACGTCGAGCACGTGCACGTACAGCCGGCCCGTGAGCCGGTGCGCCTCGACGATGAGCGACCCCGGGACGAGCGAGACGAGCTCGCTGGTCAGGGTCAGGTACAGGTCGGAGTGGCTGCGCAGCTGCACGCAGATCACCGCGCCGCGGGGCGTGTGCCGCGGGCGCAGCGCGACGAGGCTCACCTCGAACGACGCCCGCACGAGGTCGAGCAGGAACCGGCCGACCAGCACGGCGAGCGCCCCGGGGCGCACGCGCCCGTGGAAGTCGATGGGCGTCATGCGCAGCCCGGCGGTGACGAGCACGCCCAGCAGCGCGCCGTTGACGAGGTTGCCGAGGCTGATCTCGCCCCACAGCAGCACCCAGACGACGGTCAGCCACAGGACGGTCGGCCACTGGTTGCGCAGGGACGCGCGGCGGGGGTGCAGGCTCACGGGTCCACCTCCACGGCCGCGTCGGACCCGGGCTCGTCGTCGGTCTCGGCGACGTCGGCGGACTCACCCGCGCCGCGCATGCCGTCGGGCAGGACGGCCTCGACGTACGGCGTGCGCTCGATGAGGGTCGCGGCGGCGCGCTCCGTGTAGGAGTACAGCGGACCGGCGAACACGGTGAGCGCGAGCCCGACCGCGACGAGCGCACCCGCGGGCACGGTCATCGACCGCGGGAGGGTCGCGCCGGGCAGCTCCTCGGGCGGGGTCTGCCAGAACGCCTTGTTCCACGCCTTGACCAGCGCGTACAGCGTGAGCAGCGACGTCACGACCGAGCCCACGACGAGCGCGTAGGCCAGCGGCGTCGCCGCCTCGACCCCCGCCTCGAGCAGCCCCACCTTGCCGAGGAAGCCCGACATCGGCGGGATGCCGGCCAGGTTCATCGCGGGCACGAAGAACAGCACGGCGAGCACGGGCGCGAGCTTCGCCAGCCCGCCGAGGCGGTCGAGCGACGTCGTCCCGCCGTACCGCTCGATGAGCCCGACGACGAGGAACAGCGCGGTCTGCACGGTGATGTGGTGGACGACGTAGTAGATCGCGGCGGTCCACCCGGTCTCGGTGCCGAGCGCGATGCCGAACACCATGTACCCGATGTGGCTCACGAGCGTGAACGACAGGAGACGTTTGACGTCGTCCTGGGCGACCGCACCGAGGATGCCGACCAGCATCGTCGCGAGCGCGAGCCACAGCAGGACGTCGTCGACCCGGCCCTCGGGGAACAGCAGGCTCTGCGTGCGGATGATCGCGTAGACGCCGACCTTGGTGAGCAGGCCGGCGAACACGGCCGTGACCGGGGCGGGCGCGGTCGGGTACGAGTCCGGCAGCCACGCGGACAGCGGGAAGACGGCGGCCTTGATGCCGAACGCGAGCAGCAGCAGCACCTGCAGCACGAGCCGGACGCCGGGGTCGATCTCGGGCAGCCGGATCGCGAGCTGGGCGAGGTTCAGCGTGCCGGTCGCGGCGTAGATGCCGCCGATCGCGACGAGGAACAGCAGCGACGACAGGATCGCGACGATCACGTACACCGTGCCCGCACGGATGCGCTCACCCGTGCCGCTGAGCGTGATGAGCACGTACGACGCGGCGAGCAGGATCTCGAAGCCGACGTAGATGTTGAACAGGTCGCCCGAGAGGAACGCGTTCGCGACGCCTGCCGTCAGCACCAGGTACGTCGGGTGGTAGATCGAGATGGGCGCGTGGTCCTCGCCGTCCTGCTGGCCCTGCGCCAGCGAGTACAGCAGGACGCACAGGGTGACGGCGGACGACACCGTCAGCATGAGCGCGGACAGCCGGTCCACGACGAGGTCGATGCCGACCGGGGCGGCCCAGCCGCCGACGTCGACGACCAGCGGGCCGGCGTCCGCCAGCACCAGCAGGCCCGCCGAGATCAGCAGCACGAGCGACAGCACCGTCACGGTGACGATCCGCTGCAGCCGCGGCCGGCGCGCGAGCGCGAGCGTCAGGCCGGCACCCGAGAGGGGCAGCACGACGGGCAGCGGGACGAGCCAGCTCCAGTCGGTCGTCATCGCGCCACCTCGTGGTTGCGTCCGCCGTCGTCGCCGCGGGCGCCGCCGTCCTGCGCGGCCCCGTGGTCCGTGCCGGCGGTCGTGCCCGGTGCGCCCTGGTCGGTCTCGTCGCGCGTGGTCGCGGCCTCCTGGTCCAGGGTCTCGCCGTCGCTCTCCGTGTCGTCGTCGGCGAACGCCCGCTCGTCGCGCGCGGCGAGCCGGGCGATGCGGCGGTCCTCGACGTCGTCCTGCACCTCGTCGTGGCGGTGCAGCTGCCACGAGCGGTACGCCATGGCCAGCAGGAACGCCGTCAGGCCGAGCGTGATGACGATGGCCGTGAGCACGAGCGCCTGCGGCAGCGGGTCGGACATCTCCCCCTCGGGCGTCACGCCGATGAGCGGCGGCCCTCCCGCGGCGCCGCCGGCGACGAGGATGAGCAGGTTCGTGCCGTTGCCGAGCAGGACGACGCCCAGCAGCACGCGCGTGAGGCTGCGCTCGAGCACGAGGTACACGCCCGCGGTGAACAGCGCCGCGATCGTCACGACGAGCACGAGGTTCGGGCTCATGTCGATCACGGCACCACCTCCTCGCCGGACCCCCGGGGGACGGCCGTGCCGGCCGCCCGGACGGACACCGACTCCCCGGCGTCGAGGAGCGCGAGGTCGTCGCCGCCCTCGGCGTCCCCCGCGACGACGTCCTCGCCCGACTCGGCCCGGCGGTCGATCTCGGCGCCCAGGCTGCGCAGGATGTCGAGCACCAGGCCGAGGACCACGAGGTACACGCCCACGTCGAAGAACAGGCTGGTGACGAGCTTGACCTCGCCCCACACGGGCAGCGTGAACTCGACGATCCAGGACTGCAGCACAGTGCCGCCGAAGACGAGCGCGCCCAGGCCGACGCCGGCCGAGAGGAACAGACCCAGCCCCAGCAGCACGCCGGGCTGCACGGGAGCCGCCTCGCCGAGCTCGTACCGCCCGCCCGCGAGGTACCGCACGGCGAGCGCGATGCCCGTGACGAGGCCCGCGGCGAACCCGCCGCCGGGCTGGTTGTGCCCGCTGAACAGCAGGTAGACCGAGTAGACGATCATCGTGTGGAACAGCAGCCGCACGACGACCTCGAAGATGACCGACCGGCGCTGCGGCGCGAGCGTGCGGCCCGCCCGCAGCCACTCCCGGGCCCGCGATCCGGTGCCGACGCCCTGCCCGGGTGTGCCGGACGGGCTCGGCTCGGCGGCGTCGAGCGACGCGGCGGACGCGGCAGGGCGGCGCAGCGACGCCATCGGGTCGGGCACGCCGCCCCACACCGCGCGGTCGGCCGGGGCGTCCCGCTCGCGGAAGATGCGGCCCGAGCGCGCCGAGAGGAACACGAGGGACGCGACGCCCGTCGCCGCCACGAGCAGCACCGAGATCTCGCCCATCGTGTCCCACGCGCGGATGTCGACGAGGGTCACGTTGACGATGTTCTTGCCGCCGCCGAACTCGTACGCCTCCTCGGCGAAGTCGGCCGACACGGGTGCGTGCACGCGCGCCGACGGCGCCACGAGCGCGATGCCCGCGACGGTCACGCCGACCGCGAGGCCGACCGCCAGCCGCACGTACCGCGACACGGCGAGCGGGCGGTTGGAGAAGTACGGGGGCAGGCGCCGCAGCACGAGCACGAACACGACGAGCGTGACGGTCTCGACGAGGACCTGCGTGAGCGCGAGGTCCGGTGCGCCGTGCAGCAGGAACAGGCCGGCCACGGCGTACCCGCCGATGCCGAGCAGGATCACGGCCTTGAGGCGGCGCCGGGCGCGCGCGGTCAGCACCGCGGACGTGATGACGACCGCCGCGAACACGGCCTGCGCGGCGTGGTCCCACGGACGCACGGAGGCGGGCCACGACGTCCCGGACACGAGGGTGACGCCGACCGCGACGACCCACGTCACGAGGATGATCCCGAGGTACACCGGCAGCGACCCGCGCTGCGTGAGCGCGGTGACGTCCGCGGCGACGTCGTCGAGCCGGCGCATCGACCGGCGGTAGACGCGGTCGGCCTCGATGCGCCACCGGACGCGGTGCTGCCACCTCTCGACGCGGTCCCGGGCGAGGAAGAGCAGCGTGCCGACCGTCAGGACGCCGACGGTCAGCCACAGCGCCGGCGTGAGTCCCGCCCACAGCACGAGGTGCCCGGGCTCGCCGTGCGGGTACGTCGACGCGTACGGCAGCAGCAGGTCCTCGCCCAGCCCGGGCAGGAGCGCCACGAGCACGCCGAGCACGGCCAGCACGAGGGCGGGCCAGACCAGCAGCATCGACGGGTGCGTGATCCGCGCGGGCGTCGAGGACTCGGCGCCGCCGTCGGCCAGCGAGGTCGTCGTCGTCGCGCCGTGCGCGTCCTCCGTCTGCGCCGACGTCAGGACCGCGGACTTCGTCGCGAACGCGCCCCACCACAGGCGCAGCCCGTACGCGACGGTCAGCGCCGAGCCGACCACCACCGCGCCGAGCACCACCCAGCCGAGCGGGTCGCCCTCGGTGTGCAGGAGCGCCTCCAGCCC is a genomic window containing:
- a CDS encoding DUF4235 domain-containing protein is translated as MAEKNTSMVAKVVGMGVTLGAAWLAHKLVDTAWEKARGHKPPSPDSTDEDVNFSEVVAAAVISSALVALSRVLATRGTAKLVAR
- a CDS encoding cytochrome d ubiquinol oxidase subunit II, whose product is MTLPDVVAGALLVGVVAYALLGGADFGAGFYDLTAGGAQRGARLRTLIDHSIGPVWEANHVWLIYVLVMAWTAFPRAFTAVMTTLVVPLLLALLGIVLRGASFAFRKYSATVSQARLFGAVFAASSLIAPFFLGTVAGAIASGRVPAGGRGDLVASWVAPTPLIAGVLAVSTSVFLAGTFLTADAARAGWDALTERLRRRALVVGAVTGALVLGALYPISSDAPTLTEGLVGRAGPLVVLSMVAGFGALWLLLRRRFATARVAAVVAVAAVLGGWAVAQYPWLLVDQLTVAEAAGAPATLRALVLVAALAALVVAPPLVYLFRLTQTQEWSAREDHA
- a CDS encoding cytochrome ubiquinol oxidase subunit I; protein product: METVDVLLAATDPAGLLPARQQMALSLGWHIVLACFGVAFPSMILVLHWRGVHRDDAVALTLAHRWATVSAVLFAIGAVSGTVLSFEMGLLWPGLMGPFGDVLGLPFALEGLAFFTEAIFLGIYLYGWGRLPPRVHLLMLVPMAVAGVVGTFCVVAVNAWMNAPAGFRVVDGEVTDVDPWAAMFNDLSVLQFAHMWVAAFMVVGFTVSGVYAVGMLRGRRDARHRLGFLVPFVFASVAAVLQPVVGHVLGAGLSDRQPAKLAAFELALTTESPAPLRLGGVLVDGQVRGALDIPVLGSLIARGSLTAPVRGLETFPVEDRPPVNLTHWAFQTMVGIGSALVLLVLLFWVARRRGHDLTQRRWFLRVAAVCGPLAVVALEAGWVATEVGRQPWVVYDVLRTADAAGDNPWLWSMLTGSVVVYTGLTVGAVVVLRSMARRWREGEEDLPSPYGPQRRSVDAGEEER
- a CDS encoding SulP family inorganic anion transporter yields the protein MAHLADPAPVPVPVEGAPEADAAWSVRSALRSPARLRTEVLAGLVVALALIPEAIAFSIIAGVDPRLGLFASFTMAVTIAVVGGRPAMISAATGAVALVVAPVVREHGVDYLIAAVVVAGVLQVVLGLAGVARLMRFIPRSVMVGFVNALAILIFTSQLPHLVDVPWVVYPLVLAGIAIMVLLPRLTTVVPAPLVAIVALTLLTVGVGIAVPTVGDEGALPESLPSLLVPDVPLTLETLRIVFPYALAMAVVGLLESLMTAKLVDEVTDTHSDKTREAWGQGVANVVTGFFGGMGGCAMIGQTMINVKESRARTRISTFLAGVFLLLLVVGLGDVVAIMPMAALVAVMVMVSVGTFDWHSLRTLRRMPRSETAVMLATVVVTVTTHNLAYGVGVGVLVATVLFARRVAHLTTVTRLDASDDDGERVYAVEGALFFAFSNDLVHRFDYAGDPARVVIDLSRAHVWDASTVAALDAIRQRYAARGTQVEFVGVNADSAARLDRLAGRLGAGH
- the mnhG gene encoding monovalent cation/H(+) antiporter subunit G, with the protein product MTADHWALAADVVSVVCLLGGAFFVFAAGVGVLRFPDLLSRMHAGTKPQTLGLILVLVGLALRLREGGAVWALVLVVVFQMLTAPVAAHMVGRAGYRTGKVRHDLLVVDELTRDLHAADARTADELGPAEPPTADDTGPHGPATPR
- a CDS encoding monovalent cation/H+ antiporter complex subunit F gives rise to the protein MTPIDVTVYVCAALLTIGAGLAIVRAEKGPSMLDRTVALDIVVTAMVAAVALYASVQRRADVVPVLVVLSLVGFVGSVTIARFASVEPEGEGRVRTREEVAAEEAERRRQEVEEEERRRRPHVPESSVETLEAEPDDEHHGGGAKGEVR
- a CDS encoding Na+/H+ antiporter subunit E — encoded protein: MSLHPRRASLRNQWPTVLWLTVVWVLLWGEISLGNLVNGALLGVLVTAGLRMTPIDFHGRVRPGALAVLVGRFLLDLVRASFEVSLVALRPRHTPRGAVICVQLRSHSDLYLTLTSELVSLVPGSLIVEAHRLTGRLYVHVLDVRTSGGVEAARRAVLAQEERILRALASDAELADAGLALGGAGRSRAAEVTR
- a CDS encoding Na+/H+ antiporter subunit D: MTTDWSWLVPLPVVLPLSGAGLTLALARRPRLQRIVTVTVLSLVLLISAGLLVLADAGPLVVDVGGWAAPVGIDLVVDRLSALMLTVSSAVTLCVLLYSLAQGQQDGEDHAPISIYHPTYLVLTAGVANAFLSGDLFNIYVGFEILLAASYVLITLSGTGERIRAGTVYVIVAILSSLLFLVAIGGIYAATGTLNLAQLAIRLPEIDPGVRLVLQVLLLLAFGIKAAVFPLSAWLPDSYPTAPAPVTAVFAGLLTKVGVYAIIRTQSLLFPEGRVDDVLLWLALATMLVGILGAVAQDDVKRLLSFTLVSHIGYMVFGIALGTETGWTAAIYYVVHHITVQTALFLVVGLIERYGGTTSLDRLGGLAKLAPVLAVLFFVPAMNLAGIPPMSGFLGKVGLLEAGVEAATPLAYALVVGSVVTSLLTLYALVKAWNKAFWQTPPEELPGATLPRSMTVPAGALVAVGLALTVFAGPLYSYTERAAATLIERTPYVEAVLPDGMRGAGESADVAETDDEPGSDAAVEVDP
- a CDS encoding Na(+)/H(+) antiporter subunit C, which produces MSPNLVLVVTIAALFTAGVYLVLERSLTRVLLGVVLLGNGTNLLILVAGGAAGGPPLIGVTPEGEMSDPLPQALVLTAIVITLGLTAFLLAMAYRSWQLHRHDEVQDDVEDRRIARLAARDERAFADDDTESDGETLDQEAATTRDETDQGAPGTTAGTDHGAAQDGGARGDDGGRNHEVAR
- a CDS encoding Na+/H+ antiporter subunit A, which translates into the protein MLLLLTVHLAAALVAPSLVTWLGRRAFLVLALAPASAAVWALTQTVAVRDGRGPVEVVEWIPALGLDLSFRLDTLSWLMTIVVGGVGALVLVYCSAYFKATASGLGRFGGVFTAFAGSMLGLVTADDMLLLFVFWELTTVTSYLLIGHYADRKASRRAAMQAIIITTAGGLAMLVGVLLLAHEAGTYSLSGLMADPPQEGPLVVAAVACLLAGAATKSALVPFHFWLPAAMAAPTPVSAYLHAAAMVKAGVYLVARFAPAYADQPVWRWTVVVLGGGTLLLGGYRALRQHDLKLVLAFGTVSQLGLIVLLVGQGTQGAALAGLAMLGAHAMFKAALFLVVGIVDAACGTRDLRRLSGVGRELPWTALAGALATASMIGLPPFAGYVAKEAGLEALLHTEGDPLGWVVLGAVVVGSALTVAYGLRLWWGAFATKSAVLTSAQTEDAHGATTTTSLADGGAESSTPARITHPSMLLVWPALVLAVLGVLVALLPGLGEDLLLPYASTYPHGEPGHLVLWAGLTPALWLTVGVLTVGTLLFLARDRVERWQHRVRWRIEADRVYRRSMRRLDDVAADVTALTQRGSLPVYLGIILVTWVVAVGVTLVSGTSWPASVRPWDHAAQAVFAAVVITSAVLTARARRRLKAVILLGIGGYAVAGLFLLHGAPDLALTQVLVETVTLVVFVLVLRRLPPYFSNRPLAVSRYVRLAVGLAVGVTVAGIALVAPSARVHAPVSADFAEEAYEFGGGKNIVNVTLVDIRAWDTMGEISVLLVAATGVASLVFLSARSGRIFRERDAPADRAVWGGVPDPMASLRRPAASAASLDAAEPSPSGTPGQGVGTGSRAREWLRAGRTLAPQRRSVIFEVVVRLLFHTMIVYSVYLLFSGHNQPGGGFAAGLVTGIALAVRYLAGGRYELGEAAPVQPGVLLGLGLFLSAGVGLGALVFGGTVLQSWIVEFTLPVWGEVKLVTSLFFDVGVYLVVLGLVLDILRSLGAEIDRRAESGEDVVAGDAEGGDDLALLDAGESVSVRAAGTAVPRGSGEEVVP